A single window of Paroedura picta isolate Pp20150507F chromosome 8, Ppicta_v3.0, whole genome shotgun sequence DNA harbors:
- the LOC143843187 gene encoding guanylate cyclase soluble subunit beta-2-like, with translation MYGFINTCLKSLVVEKYGEEIWEKLRVQTGVQDTFLTFEVYSDEITMQLIDKTCKMLDVPPDMVLKQFGEYFFEFCKRSGYDHMLRTLGGNLYEFIENLDALHSYLSLSYQEMNAPSFRVEKNEDGSMHLHYYSDRRGLCHIVPGIIGAAALDFFNIEISMEIVNQTEEEERTGKKEHIVFLVTQKPVFSYKRRNKFASSSHHLSSFGKQTEKQLDKEDLERAMNKIRDKTSLASTCPVKKSHWETIRGIVTIGKGKLLRGFHPVYPKTLWIDPKTFCSGLPFHIVFDEALRVKQAGVSIQKIVPGLQITGIRLDQYFSIIRPEVTFTISSVQKFINSQFVFRTKREMMPESWRQRPMLELRGQMIWMESVQCMLYLCSPLLRTLHELEERHMHIADIAPHDVTRDLILLNQQRLAEMELSNQLERKKEELRVLSKHLEEEKKKTETLLYAMLPKHVANQLKEGKRVEAGEFKECTILFSDVVTFTNICAHCEPIQIVLMLNAMYLRFDRLTTVHDVYKVETIGDAYMVVGGVPVPVSTHAERVANFALGMIIAAKDIKNPVSGNPIQIRVGIHTGPVLAGVVGEKMPRYCLFGDSVNIASRMESHGVPSKIHLTASVYHCLKDKNFEMLERGEIDVKGKGKMHTYFLVRNMAATENEIMGRPTRTPDPSREAAQSSQECQAEASPTPCLKDIQPNPDEETLPIIAMKYADSPIEAQTNLKGRNQTRLKDLSGKLPDAETYESLHGDQQACKDSYHLLPRRSKPAAEEPRIRNVRSNFCNLL, from the exons TATGGCTTCATAAATACCTGCCTGAAGTCTTTGGTGGTTGAAAAATATGGTGAAGAAATATGGGAGAAATTAAG AGTCCAAACTGGAGTACAGGATACATTTCTGACCTTTGAAGTTTACAGTGATGAGATCACAATGCAGCTAATTGACAAGACATGCAAAATGTTGG ATGTTCCTCCAGATATGGTGCTGAAGCAATTTGGAGAATACTTCTTTGAATTCTGCAAGCGGTCAGGTTATGATCATATGCTGCGGACACTGGGAGGAAATCTCTATGAATTCATAGAAAACCTGGATGCCCTGCACAGCTATCTGAGTCTTTCTTACCAG GAAATGAACGCACCTTCATTCAGGGTAGAAAAGAATGAAGACGGGTCAATGCATTTGCATTATTACTCAGACAGAAGAGGCCTCTGCCATATTGTTCCAG GAATCATTGGTGCAGCTGCCTTGGATTTTTTCAACATTGAGATTTCCATGGAAATAGTAaatcaaacagaagaagaagaaagaacaggGAAAAAAGAACACATTGTATTCCTTGTAACACAAAAGCCCGTGTTTTCATACAAGAGGAGAAATAAATTTGCTTCCTCTTCACATCACCTTTCAAGTTTTGGAAAGCAGACTGAAAAGCAGCTTGATAAAGAG GATCTTGAAAGAGCCATGAATAAGATCAGAGACAAAACCAGTCTAGCTTCTACTTGCCCTGTCAAGAAAAGTCACTGGGAAACAATAAGAGGAATTGTGACAATAGGGAAAG GAAAACTTCTGAGAGGATTTCATCCTGTCTATCCTAAGACTCTTTGGATAGACCCCAAGACATTCTGCAGTGGGCTTCCTTTCCATATTGTGTTTGATGAAGCG ctCCGAGTGAAGCAAGCTGGAGTCAGCATCCAAAAGATTGTGCCAGGCCTTCAAATCACGGGCATCCGCCTCGATCAGTACTTCAGCATCATCCGACCAGAAGTAACATTCACCATTTCTAGTGTTCAGAAATTCATCAACAGCCAGTTTGTTTTCCGGACCAAGAGAGAGATGATGCCGGAGTCCTGGAGGCAGCGCCCCATGTTGGAGCTGAGAG GGCAGATGATCTGGATGGAGAGTGTTCAGTGCATGCTCTACCTTTGCTCCCCTCTCCTGCGCACACTGCATGAGCTGGAGGAGAGGCACATGCACATTGCCGACATTGCGCCCCATGATGTCACCAGGGACTTGATCCTCCTCAATCAGCAGCGGCTGGCAGAGATGGAGCTGTCCAATCAGcttgaaaggaagaaagaagagctgcGGGTCCTGTCCAAGCatttggaggaagagaagaaaaaaacggaGACGCTGCTCTACGCCATGCTTCCGAAGCATGTGGCCAACCAACTCAAAGAAGGAAAACGAGTTGAGGCAG GAGAGTTTAAGGAGTGCACCATATTATTCAGTGATGTTGTCACCTTCACCAACATTTGTGCCCACTGTGAGCCTATTCAGATTGTCCTTATGCTGAATGCCATGTACCTGCGCTTTGATAGGCTGACCACAGTCCACGACGTCTATAAG GTGGAAACCATCGGGGATGCCTATATGGTGGTTGGAGGGGTTCCTGTCCCTGTATCAACACATGCTGAACGGGTTGCCAACTTTGCTCTGGGAATGATCATTGCAGCAAAAGATATAAAGAATCCAGTTTCAGGAAATCCTATTCAA attagagttggGATCCACACAGGACCTGTCCTTGCTGGGGTCGTTGGGGAAAAAATGCCGCGTTACTGTTTATTTGGGGACAGTGTGAATATCGCATCCCGTATGGAGAGCCATGGAGTCCCAAGCAAAATTCACCTGACTGCCAGCGTATACCA TTGCCTAAAGGATAAGAATTTTGAGATGTTGGAAAGAGGAGAAATTGACGTGAAAGGCAAAGGGAAAATGCACACTTACTTTCTGGTTCGAAACATGGCTGCAACTGAGAACGAGATCATGGGAAGGCCAACGAGGACACCTGATCCAAGCCGGGAAGCTGCTCAGTCCTCTCAGGAGTGCCAAGCTGAGGCgtccccaaccccctgcttgaaAG ACATTCAGCCGAATCCTGATGAGGAAACACTTCCTATCATTGCGATGAAGTATGCTGACAGTCCCATAGAAGCACAGACCAACCTCAAAGGAAGGAATCAGACAAGACTGAAAGACTTGTCAg GCAAACTTCCTGATGCAGAAACCTATGAAAGTCTCCATGGTGACCAGCAGGCATGTAAAGATTCTTATCACCTTTTGCCAAGAAGAAGCaagccagcagcagaggagcccCGGATCAGGAATGTCAGATCCAATTTCTGCAATTTACTTTAA